A portion of the Pedobacter cryoconitis genome contains these proteins:
- a CDS encoding CheR family methyltransferase — MSQELSVITDEQVEILLADLLEHYGYDFTGYSKASIKRRILRLYSLDKQVSFAEFRYTINNDTAYFKRFVEQITVNVTEMFRDPGFFKTLRDVVLPKLGTYPFIRIWLAGCSTGEEAYSISIILKELNLLHKSLIYATDLNPVVLEKAAQGMFAMSQMKQYSENYILSGGAKDFSSYYTANYSLAKFSEDLKSRLIFSTHNLVSDHSFNEFQLILCRNVLIYFDRDLQHKVLNLFDESLEGLGYLALGSKETLDFSPLSKNYKRVPAEKIWRKVG, encoded by the coding sequence ATGAGCCAGGAATTATCTGTAATTACTGACGAGCAAGTTGAAATCTTGCTGGCAGATTTGCTGGAACATTACGGATATGATTTTACAGGTTATTCCAAAGCGTCTATTAAAAGGAGAATACTCAGGTTGTATTCTCTGGATAAGCAGGTAAGTTTTGCAGAGTTCCGGTACACTATAAATAATGATACTGCTTATTTTAAAAGGTTTGTAGAACAGATCACAGTTAATGTGACCGAGATGTTCAGAGACCCGGGATTTTTCAAGACCTTAAGGGATGTGGTACTTCCTAAGCTTGGAACTTATCCCTTTATAAGAATTTGGCTGGCTGGTTGTTCAACCGGTGAAGAAGCCTATTCTATTTCTATTATTCTGAAAGAGCTGAATTTATTGCACAAATCATTAATTTACGCAACGGATTTAAATCCTGTGGTGCTTGAAAAGGCTGCGCAGGGGATGTTTGCGATGAGTCAAATGAAACAATATTCAGAGAATTATATTTTATCGGGTGGTGCAAAAGATTTTTCGAGTTACTATACTGCGAATTATTCTCTGGCAAAGTTCAGCGAGGATCTGAAAAGCAGGTTGATCTTTTCTACACACAATCTGGTTTCCGATCACTCTTTTAATGAATTTCAGCTAATTCTATGTCGTAATGTCCTGATTTATTTTGACAGGGATTTACAACATAAAGTTTTGAATCTTTTTGACGAAAGTCTGGAGGGGCTTGGTTATCTTGCTTTAGGAAGTAAGGAAACATTGGATTTTTCCCCGCTCTCAAAAAATTACAAGCGGGTTCCCGCAGAAAAAATCTGGAGGAAAGTAGGTTAA
- a CDS encoding response regulator, protein MIKKTLKKNLRFGLGLSLLLLFISSFASYISISNLIKNSDLVSHSNAVIRHTDSVLSVLKDAETGQRGFLLTGDEVFLEPYNGAKAGAVLLLDTLQRQTTDNDAQQANIGKLREIIEGRLGILDKTIAIKRKGGAVSIGDLLTGKSYMDKARDVIKTMQGEEQSLLARRTASQSKLADFTPILIILAAILAILITIFFYRRVSTDFDARIRLQEELEATNKEVDRRIQAIQGIAAQISSGNYQIRLDEASEDGLGRLAVSLNSMAESLQYSFSLLADKEWLQSGIANLNDKMVGEKNVETLANDILDNIIQHTSAQVAAFYLLENDRELHLAGSYALLADRQKRTLKDGEGLVGQVLRSGKQILLNDIPDGELTISYAAGNTKPKNIVAVPIIRDNIIVGVMEFGSLNTFSQLQLDFFNNIATNIGVAVHVAQNRKKLQEFLEETQAQAEELQAQHSELEGLNAELEAQTQKIQTSEEELRVQQEELLQSNQELEERTTLLEEKNQMIHEHNVEIQQKSEQLEQSTKYKSEFLANMSHELRTPLNSILLLSKLMSDNEELDPEYIEYAEVIQSSGQGLLGLIDEILDLSKIEAGKMKLELADISLNEVASDMRSLFNPIAKNKNLEFKIEQESALPMLHTDKMRLEQILKNLLSNAIKFTAKGSVILNIHSDQANNAMIFKVTDTGIGIPAAKQGLVFEAFQQADGSTRRKFGGTGLGLSISRELAKLLGGEIELTSAENTGSTFTLILPIDGIAAELEEEIHAIYDYSDVEVVETTGTVLPERYTVDHIPQEIEDDRATIVKGDKVILIIEDDTSFAKALLTFTRKRNYKGIVAVRGDIGIELANHFNPLAILLDIQLPVKDGWQVMEELKANPKTRPIPVHIMSSLEVKKESLLKGAVDFINKPVALEHMQQIFQKLEHALSRHPKKVLIVEENQQHAKALSYFLSNHAIQTEVVNNVAESVDALQRKEVDCVILDMGIPDKNAYLTLETIKKSEGLENLPIIIFTGKNLSQGEERRIKQYADSIVVKTAHSYQRILDEAGLFLHLVEEKSIESRNKKSTETLGGLYEVLHNKTVLIADDDVRNIFSLTKALEQHKMKVLAATDGKEALQLLKENPSIDLVLMDMMMPEMDGYESTKEIRKISAFKHLPILAVTAKAMMGDREKCIAAGASDYISKPVDVDQLISLLRVWLYDKN, encoded by the coding sequence ATGATCAAAAAAACATTAAAAAAAAACCTGCGCTTTGGACTGGGGTTATCTTTATTATTGCTTTTTATCAGTTCGTTTGCTTCCTATATAAGTATTAGTAACCTGATTAAAAATTCAGATCTGGTTTCTCATAGCAATGCTGTAATCAGGCATACGGATAGTGTTTTATCCGTTTTAAAAGACGCGGAGACCGGACAACGGGGATTTCTGCTCACAGGAGATGAAGTTTTTCTTGAACCTTATAACGGAGCTAAAGCTGGAGCGGTTCTTTTACTGGATACTCTACAGCGTCAAACTACTGATAATGATGCACAACAGGCTAATATCGGTAAATTAAGAGAAATTATTGAAGGCCGTTTGGGTATCCTTGATAAAACTATAGCCATTAAAAGGAAGGGTGGGGCTGTAAGCATTGGTGACCTGCTTACCGGCAAATCTTATATGGATAAAGCCAGGGATGTAATTAAAACTATGCAGGGTGAAGAACAGAGTTTACTGGCCAGGCGTACTGCAAGTCAGAGTAAACTGGCTGATTTTACGCCAATCTTAATCATTTTGGCAGCAATACTGGCTATTTTAATTACCATCTTCTTTTACCGCAGAGTTTCGACAGATTTCGATGCAAGAATAAGATTACAAGAAGAGCTGGAAGCAACGAATAAAGAAGTTGATCGCCGGATTCAGGCGATTCAGGGAATAGCTGCTCAGATTTCCAGTGGAAATTATCAGATCAGACTGGATGAAGCCTCGGAAGATGGTTTAGGAAGATTGGCAGTCTCTCTGAACTCAATGGCAGAATCTTTACAATACTCTTTCTCTTTACTGGCCGACAAAGAATGGTTGCAATCTGGTATTGCAAACCTGAACGATAAAATGGTTGGCGAGAAAAACGTAGAAACGCTGGCTAACGATATTTTAGATAATATTATTCAGCATACCAGTGCACAAGTAGCAGCATTTTATCTTTTAGAAAATGACCGGGAGCTGCATTTGGCTGGAAGTTATGCCTTGCTGGCAGATCGGCAGAAAAGAACGCTGAAAGACGGGGAAGGACTGGTTGGTCAGGTATTAAGATCTGGTAAACAGATTTTGCTGAATGATATTCCTGATGGAGAGCTGACCATTAGTTATGCAGCTGGAAATACAAAACCTAAAAATATTGTTGCAGTACCTATAATCAGGGATAATATTATTGTGGGTGTAATGGAATTTGGCTCTTTGAATACTTTCAGCCAATTGCAGCTTGATTTTTTCAATAACATCGCGACTAATATTGGGGTAGCTGTTCATGTGGCACAAAACCGTAAAAAATTACAAGAATTCCTGGAAGAAACGCAGGCACAGGCAGAAGAATTACAAGCGCAGCACAGTGAACTGGAAGGCCTGAATGCTGAATTAGAAGCACAAACTCAAAAAATACAAACTTCAGAAGAAGAACTTCGGGTACAACAGGAAGAGCTTTTACAAAGTAACCAGGAACTGGAAGAAAGGACGACTTTGCTGGAAGAGAAAAATCAGATGATCCATGAACATAATGTGGAGATTCAGCAAAAATCTGAGCAGCTGGAACAAAGCACAAAGTATAAGTCAGAGTTCCTTGCAAATATGTCTCATGAATTAAGGACACCGCTGAATTCAATTTTGCTGTTGTCTAAATTAATGTCTGATAATGAAGAACTGGATCCGGAATATATTGAATATGCTGAGGTTATTCAGAGTTCGGGGCAAGGCTTACTAGGTTTGATTGACGAAATCCTGGATCTCTCTAAAATCGAAGCAGGGAAGATGAAATTGGAACTGGCAGATATCAGCTTAAATGAAGTGGCTTCAGATATGCGTTCTTTATTTAACCCGATAGCGAAAAACAAGAACCTGGAGTTTAAGATCGAGCAGGAGAGTGCACTACCAATGCTTCATACCGATAAAATGCGTCTGGAACAGATTTTAAAGAATCTATTGTCCAATGCGATTAAGTTTACGGCCAAGGGAAGTGTAATCTTGAATATTCATAGCGATCAGGCAAATAATGCAATGATCTTTAAGGTAACGGATACGGGAATTGGTATTCCTGCAGCTAAACAAGGACTAGTTTTTGAAGCCTTTCAACAGGCCGATGGATCTACCAGGAGGAAATTTGGTGGAACAGGACTTGGACTTTCAATCAGCAGAGAACTGGCTAAGTTATTAGGTGGTGAAATTGAATTGACAAGTGCAGAAAATACGGGTAGTACGTTCACCCTGATTTTACCTATAGACGGTATTGCAGCCGAACTCGAAGAAGAAATTCATGCAATTTACGATTACAGTGACGTTGAGGTTGTTGAAACAACAGGAACAGTATTACCTGAACGCTATACAGTAGACCATATTCCGCAGGAAATTGAAGATGACCGTGCAACTATTGTCAAAGGTGATAAGGTTATCCTGATTATTGAAGATGATACTTCTTTTGCTAAAGCATTGTTAACCTTTACCCGCAAAAGAAATTATAAAGGGATCGTTGCTGTAAGAGGTGATATTGGTATAGAACTGGCTAATCACTTTAATCCCTTAGCGATCTTGCTGGATATACAGCTACCCGTAAAAGATGGATGGCAGGTAATGGAAGAATTGAAAGCAAATCCGAAAACAAGACCTATTCCTGTACATATTATGTCTTCTCTGGAAGTTAAAAAGGAAAGTTTGTTAAAAGGAGCTGTTGACTTTATCAACAAACCTGTCGCATTGGAGCATATGCAGCAGATTTTCCAAAAGCTGGAACATGCTTTAAGCCGTCATCCTAAAAAGGTATTGATTGTAGAAGAAAATCAGCAGCACGCAAAAGCACTAAGCTACTTTTTAAGTAACCATGCCATACAAACTGAGGTCGTGAATAACGTTGCAGAAAGTGTTGACGCATTGCAGCGCAAAGAAGTGGACTGCGTAATCCTGGATATGGGTATTCCTGATAAAAATGCCTACCTGACTTTAGAAACGATTAAAAAAAGCGAAGGATTAGAAAATCTTCCTATTATTATTTTTACGGGGAAAAACCTGTCTCAGGGCGAAGAACGGAGAATTAAGCAGTATGCAGATTCTATTGTGGTGAAAACGGCGCACTCTTATCAGCGTATTCTGGATGAAGCAGGTCTTTTTCTGCATTTGGTAGAAGAGAAATCTATAGAAAGCAGGAACAAGAAATCAACTGAAACTCTGGGGGGGTTGTATGAAGTACTGCACAATAAGACAGTATTGATTGCTGATGACGATGTCAGGAACATCTTTTCCCTCACTAAAGCATTGGAACAGCATAAGATGAAAGTATTAGCAGCAACTGATGGAAAAGAGGCGCTACAGTTACTTAAAGAGAATCCATCGATAGATCTTGTGCTTATGGATATGATGATGCCAGAAATGGACGGATATGAAAGTACCAAAGAAATCCGTAAAATAAGCGCGTTTAAACATTTACCTATTTTAGCTGTTACAGCGAAAGCAATGATGGGAGATAGAGAGAAATGTATCGCTGCAGGTGCATCTGACTATATTTCCAAGCCAGTCGATGTAGACCAGCTGATTTCGTTACTGCGTGTATGGCTTTATGATAAAAACTAA
- a CDS encoding response regulator, producing the protein MEKNRKVLIIDDDNRNIFALKAVLKSKGYQCISAIGGEEGLQLLEEQKDIAVVLMDMMMPGMDGYEAMAIMSKDPELKEIPVIAVTAQAMLGDKERCLNAGAVGYVSKPINVDSLTDLLVKYI; encoded by the coding sequence ATGGAAAAGAACAGAAAAGTATTAATAATAGATGACGATAACAGGAATATCTTTGCGTTAAAAGCAGTGTTAAAATCTAAAGGTTATCAGTGCATTTCGGCCATTGGTGGTGAAGAGGGTTTACAATTGCTGGAAGAACAAAAAGATATTGCAGTAGTACTAATGGACATGATGATGCCTGGAATGGACGGTTATGAAGCGATGGCTATCATGAGTAAAGATCCTGAATTAAAAGAAATCCCTGTCATTGCTGTTACAGCGCAGGCCATGCTTGGAGATAAAGAGCGCTGCCTGAACGCAGGTGCGGTTGGTTATGTATCCAAACCGATTAATGTAGACAGCCTAACCGATTTATTAGTTAAATATATTTAA